A genomic window from Ananas comosus cultivar F153 linkage group 22, ASM154086v1, whole genome shotgun sequence includes:
- the LOC109727107 gene encoding tropomyosin-1, isoforms 33/34-like gives MGTDGKPHRIAGKMTPFFTEPSPSTSLLAHRPRLDDDHDDETKGDAAAAAGAAAGSPLSPLSFPASGGEEPEPRPPPPPPPLPLPPPPPNLPATKPSSKNSKHPNERIKEFRNTIASLYAERDILQREIEQYKIHCSMLKTNNSLLRERTLKLLENQMASPEPPPPSTVGAPPTDSAAARRQRPQAKRKVEFEFDLNKISEEAAAAAATAEGEAAAAAAAAEGEAVVAADANADADAAARSAHKAAISAEARRRRMEIQRAKSAAAAAAAAAAAAAAAGSMPWTAHKMPRLR, from the exons ATGGGTACGGATGGGAAGCCGCATCGGATCGCCGGGAAGATGACGCCCTTTTTCACGGAGCCTTCCCCTTCTACCTCTCTTCTTGCTCATCGTCCTCGTCTCGACGATGACCACGACGACGAGACGAAGGGGGAcgccgcagcggcggcgggggcggccgCCGGGAGCCCCTTGTCGCCGCTCTCCTTTCCGGCGAGCGGCGGCGAGGAACCCGAgcctcgtcctcctccaccgcctccgcctctgccacTGCCACCGCCCCCGCCGAATTTGCCGGCGACGAAACCCTCGTCCAAGAACTCGAAGCACCCCAACGAg AGAATTAAAGAGTTCAGAAATACGATCGCCTCATTATATGCAGAAAGGGACATTCTTCAGCGA GAAATAGAACAGTACAAGATTCACTGTTCCATGTTAAAGACGAATAATTCCCTGCTGAGAGAACGCACATTGAAg TTGCTGGAGAATCAGATGGCATCGccggagccgccgccgccgtccaccGTCGGCGCACCGCCGACAGACTCCgcggcggcgcgccgacagcgGCCGCAGGCGAAGCGAAAGGTGGAATTCGAATTCGATCTGAACAAGATTTCGGAGGAGGCGGCCGCAGCTGCCGCAACGGCAGAaggggaggcggcggcagcagcagcagcggcagagGGGGAGGCTGTGGTGGCTGCCGACGCCAACGCCGATGCCGATGCTGCCGCACGGAGCGCGCACAAGGCCGCCATATCGGCGGAGGCGAGGAGGCGGAGGATGGAGATACAGCGCGCGAAgagcgccgccgcagccgcagcagcagccgccgccgccgccgccgccgcgggatCGATGCCGTGGACGGCCCACAAGATGCCACGTCTGCGGTGA